The nucleotide sequence GATTATCGCAGATTTCAACGCCGACATCCGGCTGGACTGGATTCCGCCACAGCGTTTTGCGCCCATGCCCACGATCCAGGTAGCTTCATCCAACTGGTTCAATCCCTTCCTGGATTATAGTTTTTTTATGGTACCCGGCATTTTGGCCATCCTGGTCACGATGGTCTGTGCCTATATGTGTTCGCTCAATATCGTGAAGGAAAAAGAGGTGGGTACCATCGAGCAGATCAACGTCACGCCCATTCGCAAGTACCACTTCATCCTGGGTAAGCTGATTCCTTTCTGGGTGATCGGCATGTTTGTGTTTTCCGTTGGATTATTCATCGTCGGACGCCTGGTTTATGGCATCGTGCCGTTAGGCAGCGTGGCGTTATTATATAGTTTTCTGGCCCTGTATCTGGTAGCCATGCTAGGTTTTGGCTTGCTGATTTCAACCTATGCCGACACGCAGCAACAAGCCATGTCCGTGGTTTTTTTCTTTATGATGATTTTCCTGTTGATGAGCGGGCTATTCACCCCAATCGACAGTATGCCCGGCTGGGCCAAGGTGATTGCGTATGGCAATCCGGTCACCTA is from Salmonirosea aquatica and encodes:
- a CDS encoding ABC transporter permease; protein product: MRTLKFLLQKEFRQIFRNKSLLPVIFAMPIIQLLVMPLAADYEVKNINIAIVDHDRSPYSQKLTSKITASGYFRLAGYGHSYKQAYGQIEKDKADLILEIPAEFEKNLVRENKQKLFIAVNAINGTKANLGGAYLGRIIADFNADIRLDWIPPQRFAPMPTIQVASSNWFNPFLDYSFFMVPGILAILVTMVCAYMCSLNIVKEKEVGTIEQINVTPIRKYHFILGKLIPFWVIGMFVFSVGLFIVGRLVYGIVPLGSVALLYSFLALYLVAMLGFGLLISTYADTQQQAMSVVFFFMMIFLLMSGLFTPIDSMPGWAKVIAYGNPVTYFIDVMRMLVLKGSRFSDIKLHFLVITGFALLFNGWAVLNYKKTS